In Zalophus californianus isolate mZalCal1 chromosome 4, mZalCal1.pri.v2, whole genome shotgun sequence, the following proteins share a genomic window:
- the LOC113915293 gene encoding uncharacterized protein LOC113915293 isoform X2, whose amino-acid sequence MEEMKEVENYANNVHNLTEEKEAFSHGCEKENKQHRHVVKELQPKQEVQIKEIEEMLYQEGLSEIALSSPSEQITYLLVERSTLLRKLETGGSKPESQRCMTSNLQKGLAQEKLEQIHQPLQREHEKYQEPVKQSEKNLSESRNEDLEKDKTSQNCLERNAEQAVERLRMA is encoded by the exons atggaagaaatgaaagaa gtaGAAAACTATGCAAACAATGTCCATAACttaacagaggaaaaagaagcaTTTTCTCACGGttgtgaaaaggaaaacaaacagcaTAGACATGTGGTTAAAGAGCTCCAACCCAAACAgg AAGTGCAAATAAAAGAGATTGAAGAAATGTTGTATCAAGAGGGCTTATCTGAAATAGCTCTGAGCAGCCCCAGTGAACAGATTACATACTTACTGGTAGAAAGAAGTACACTCTTGAGGAAACTGGAAACTGGAGGCTCCAAGCCAGAATCACAAAGATGTATGACCAGTAATCTACAGAAAGGACTTGCCCAG GAGAAACTTGAACAAATCCACCAGCCTCTGCAAAGAGAACATGAGAAATATCAGGAACCTGTGAAGCAATCTGAAAAAAATCTGagtgag TCCCGTAATGAAGACctggaaaaagataaaacttcACAGAACTGCCTGGAGAGAAATGCAGAACAAGCGGTGGAGAGGTTAAGGATGGCCTAG